A genome region from Setaria italica strain Yugu1 chromosome III, Setaria_italica_v2.0, whole genome shotgun sequence includes the following:
- the LOC101771837 gene encoding uncharacterized protein LOC101771837 codes for MVVVIGAGEAGRGGERPVPDGEVALAQAHVVVNVAGGRAAADHQERLGPGCRICHLPDGDGELPERLRGRLVRLGCGCRGELAAAHRRCAEAWFSVRGNRRCEICGENAVNITGGGGGKEFIRQWHDTAAAVDGGGLSKACGGFCRNQSFCNLLIALLIVVFLLTWFFHNHIHMV; via the exons ATGGTAGTAGTGATCGGCGCCGGAgaggccggccgcggcggagaaCGGCCGGTGCCGGACGGGGAGGTGGCACTGGCACAGGCACACGTTGTGGTCAACGTTGCCGGCGGGCGCGCTGCGGCCGATCATCAGGAGCGGCTGGGGCCTGGGTGCAGGATCTGCCACCTGCCGGACGGGGACGGCGAGCTGCCGGAGCGGCTGAGAGGGCGGCTGGTGAGGCTCGGCTGCGGCTGCCGCggcgagctggcggcggcgcaccggcGCTGCGCCGAGGCGTGGTTCTCCGTCCGGGGCAACAG GCGTTGCGAGATTTGCGGTGAGAACGCGGTGAACAtcaccggcggcggtggcggcaaggAGTTCATACGGCAGTGGCAcgacacggcggcggccgtggacgGCGGAGGCTTATCCAAGGCGTGCGGTGGCTTCTGCAGGAACCAGTCGTTCTGCAACCTTCTAATCGCGTTGCTCATCGTCGTGTTCCTCTTGACGTGGTTCTTCCATAACCACATCCACATGGTTTGA